From Carnobacterium alterfunditum DSM 5972:
TAAAACGTTTATCGAATTTAGAACGTCATGTATTTGGCTCGAAATTAGATGAAACAGAAGATGAAATGGAAGATGAAATTTAAGCTTCTTTAGTTAAAGAACGATTTAAAATAGATGACCTGTAACAAAAAAAACATTTGTAAATTTCGGGTAATTGCGGTTTAGCTTGACTAAACTGAGGAAAGTCCATGCTCGCACAAGCTGCGATGCTTGTAGTGTTCGTGCCTGGCGAAATCATAAGCCAGGGCCTTCATTTAATTATGAAGAGACGGCAGAAAAAAGAGCTAAGGCTGTAAAGCTATGCTTGAGTATTCTTGAAAGTGCCACAGTGACGAAGCAATACGGGAAACGGTATTGGTGGAACGCGGTAAACCCCTCGAGCGAGCAACCCAAACTTTGGTAGGGGCACTTTTCCTAGGGAATTGAACCGATGGAAGAGGCAGTAATTGCAGACAGATAATTACCTCCGGATAAAACAGACCCTGACTTTTTATCTGAGACAGAACATGGCTTACAGAAATTTACAAATTCAGGTATAGAACCCTCCTTTTAGGAGGGTTTTATATTTATTTAAGATACTAATTAAAAAAGAAAAGAATTGGAGAAAATACATGAAAACTTTTAAACTCGTTGCAACGGCGGCCAGTGGGATAGAGGCCTTAGTAGGAAAAGAAATCAAAGATTTAGGATATGAATGCCAAGTAGAAAATGGAAAAGTCTTCTTTGAAGGAACCGAAAAAGATATTGCTAAGACAAATCTTTGGTTAAGAACGGCTGATCGGGTCAAAATCATTGTTGGTGAATTTGATGCGTATGAATTTGATGAACTATTTGAGAAAACAAAAGCCTTACCATGGGAAGACTTATTACCAATGGATGCTAACTTTCCTGTAGCAGGAAAGTCGATAAAATCAAAATTATACAGTGTATCAGATTGTCAATCAATTGTGAAAAAAGCAATCGTTGATCGATTAAGTGATGTTTATCACCGTAATACACGTTTACCAGAAACGGGCTCTTTGTACCAATTAGAAGTAGCATTATTAAAAGACAAGGTTACATTAACATTAGATACAACAGGACCAAGTTTATTTAAACGGGGATACCGGACTGCTAAAGGTGGAGCACCATTGAAAGAAAATATGGCTGCGGCTCTGGTCCAATTAACCAATTGGCGTAAAGATCGTCCTTTCTATGATCCAGTTTGTGGTTCAGGTACAATCGTTATTGAAGCAGCATTGATTGGACATAATATTGCTCCAGGATCCAATCGTTCATTTAGCTGTGAGGAATGGGAATGGTTTGATCAAAGCGTCTTTGAAGAAGTTCGTGCTGAAGCTGAAGCTGCTGTAGATCACGATATCGAACTTGATATTATGGGAACAGATATTGATGGTACTATGATCGATATTGCTAAGGTAAATGCGGATGAAGCAGGAGTAGGCAGCAGCATTACATTCAAACAAATGCAGTTAGCTGATTTTACGACTGAAAAAGAATATGGTGTTATTTTAGCTAATCCTCCTTATGGGGAAAGATTAGGCGAAGAAGAAGAGGTTCAAAAGTTGTACAAACAGATGGGCCAAGTATATCGTCCGTTAAAAACTTGGAGTAAATATATTATTACAAGTGACTTAGCTTTTGAAACATTTTATGGAGAAAAAGCTACTAAAAAACGTAAACTATATAATGGAGCCTTAAGGACTGATTTATTCCAATTTTGGGGCGAACGTCCTCCTAGAGCACCGCGTAAATAAAAATAAAAAAATAACAGTTCCAAGAAAAAAATTTCTTAGGACTGTTATTTTTTTGAAACTATTTTTTGTAAGGCTTGCTTAGCTAAATGATCTGCACCTTTATTATGTGACTCTGGAATCCATTGAATAAAAAAAAGAGGAAAATAGTTGAGTTTTTCTTGAATAAGAGTTAAATAACCTTTGAAAACATCTTTTTTTACGTAGCTTTTATTAATGGCAGAGGCTAATAGTTTACTATCTGTGTACATCATTAAAGTTTCGTCATTCAACTTGTATTCGATCAAGTAAGTGAGGCCCTTTAAAAGAGCTTCGAATTCAGCTTCGTGATTGCTTATTTTATTCTCAAGCGGAATAGATAATTGATTGTATCTATGGTCAGCGCTGATTACAATTCCTACACCACTAGGACCAGGATCATTTTTTGTTGAAGCATCGGTATACATTTTGATCATACTTGCTTGGCCCCTTTCTTTTAAATGGGTTTTTAATTTAAGGTATGTTAAAATAGCATTACTTTTGTATAGTATAAGGAGCGTAATATATTGGATGATAATTCTCGTGTAAAATTTTCGCTTTCATTAGAACCTGCTTTTCAAATCATTTATTGGTCAGTTTGCTGGCTAGTTTTTTTTTCAGTGCTTATTTTATTTTTGGAAACCCAAACGATTGATCTGATCATAATTGTTTTGCTTATTTTTTTGGGAGTTCTTTTATTTTATGGCTTTGGTTCTACTCTAAGAATGAAAAATGATAATTTGGAAAGTAGTTATTTTAGAGGTATTAAAAAAAAGAGTATCCCTTTAACAGAAATAAAAAAAATAGCATTTTCCGCTAAGAGAAAGATTGTTTTATTTACTGATCAAGGTAAATCAGTTTCTTATATTTATTTAAACACAAAGAATAAAAAGAAATTTCATGAGTATATTAAAAATAAAGCACCGTCGATTCAGTTAGAAGAACCAAATAGTTAGACAGAATTATCCAGATATGAGAACCTAAAAGACGATACCCTTAAATGAAGTGTATCGTTTTTTAAGTGTCTCTGTTAGTAATTAAGTTGAGTGAGTTACACTAGTCAAGGACAATGACGTTAGTCGCTTGAGGGCCATGGTTGCCTTCCAAGATTTCAAATGAAACATGTTGCCCACCATTCAAATATTTAAATCCTTCATCACTAACTATACCCGTGAAGTGAATAAAAATATCTTCGGTTTCGTTATATTCAATAAATCCGTACCCTTTTTCATTACTGAACCATTTGACTGTTCCATTTTCCATTTACGAAACCCTCCTTAGTGAAGTTCTCAATTGAGATCCATTCGCTTTTTTTTAAAGGATTAAAAACAAATGACCTACTTCTATTATAGAAACAATCTAGCAATCCGTCAATTTTGTGCAGCCTAAAAAGTTATTATCCGAATAATTTGTTGGTTCTTAAGGAGATAGACAAATTTTTTGGATGAATTGTTCGAAAGTTAGCTCGTAGTACAACTATTTTCTTATGTTGCCCTTACTATTATAAAGAAAAATAAGTTGTTCAATGGAACGATGATCGCTCATTAATTAAAAAAAGGGAATTAGTTAAACATATGCTTTTATTAGCCTATTAGGTGGAAACAACCTAAATGTATTCTACAAATTAACTATGGGGCTATAGATTTTTAAAAAAATAAGTGGTCCGAATGAAAAAATCAGAGCAATAAAGTCAACCTTATCATGACCTAAAGGTGAAATTTAGTCCTGTTGAATAGATTATATATGTATGAACCGAAAAGCAGCATACTTTTTTGAACTTTTCATTCGGCA
This genomic window contains:
- a CDS encoding THUMP domain-containing class I SAM-dependent RNA methyltransferase, which encodes MKTFKLVATAASGIEALVGKEIKDLGYECQVENGKVFFEGTEKDIAKTNLWLRTADRVKIIVGEFDAYEFDELFEKTKALPWEDLLPMDANFPVAGKSIKSKLYSVSDCQSIVKKAIVDRLSDVYHRNTRLPETGSLYQLEVALLKDKVTLTLDTTGPSLFKRGYRTAKGGAPLKENMAAALVQLTNWRKDRPFYDPVCGSGTIVIEAALIGHNIAPGSNRSFSCEEWEWFDQSVFEEVRAEAEAAVDHDIELDIMGTDIDGTMIDIAKVNADEAGVGSSITFKQMQLADFTTEKEYGVILANPPYGERLGEEEEVQKLYKQMGQVYRPLKTWSKYIITSDLAFETFYGEKATKKRKLYNGALRTDLFQFWGERPPRAPRK
- a CDS encoding ribonuclease HI family protein gives rise to the protein MIKMYTDASTKNDPGPSGVGIVISADHRYNQLSIPLENKISNHEAEFEALLKGLTYLIEYKLNDETLMMYTDSKLLASAINKSYVKKDVFKGYLTLIQEKLNYFPLFFIQWIPESHNKGADHLAKQALQKIVSKK
- a CDS encoding EbsA family protein; its protein translation is MDDNSRVKFSLSLEPAFQIIYWSVCWLVFFSVLILFLETQTIDLIIIVLLIFLGVLLFYGFGSTLRMKNDNLESSYFRGIKKKSIPLTEIKKIAFSAKRKIVLFTDQGKSVSYIYLNTKNKKKFHEYIKNKAPSIQLEEPNS
- a CDS encoding cold-shock protein codes for the protein MENGTVKWFSNEKGYGFIEYNETEDIFIHFTGIVSDEGFKYLNGGQHVSFEILEGNHGPQATNVIVLD